A part of Jiangella alba genomic DNA contains:
- a CDS encoding mandelate racemase/muconate lactonizing enzyme family protein, with the protein MTEIDTDVEVLDARVTFTQTDLAHPFVISGRTIAWFTVAVVEVDVRNRAGRTATGRGASILSVPWAWPRSDLTVEQRDAVLRDLTRRLAGEACGLPPADPIGRWFDAHEALGDAAAGAAAAVGLGEPVPPLAALLSLGAVDNALHDAWARAAQLPAHTMYTGRHLRDDLGVRLRPALSGRWPGDFLAARRTRLEVQHVVGGSDPLEPDDAADGRRSLREWLTADGVRHVKVKVHGRDTGEDARRVADVHRLGRDLGLDLALAIDPNEGCQKPDDVGDLLDRLERIDPAAGRAVAYVEQPVPRDSTPDPAGLARAGRRVPVVMDEGLTDPQAVPALRDAGWSGVVVKAGKGHSAALLAHAAAKAAGLYVTVQDLTAVDLALVHSARLVSLFDLPSPHLEYNSRQYAPAANARLGGERPDLTTVRDGAVTICAPAEPGLY; encoded by the coding sequence GTGACCGAGATCGACACCGACGTCGAGGTGCTCGACGCCCGGGTGACGTTCACGCAGACCGACCTCGCCCACCCCTTCGTCATCAGCGGGCGGACCATCGCCTGGTTCACGGTCGCGGTCGTCGAGGTGGACGTCCGCAACCGCGCGGGCCGGACGGCCACCGGCCGCGGCGCGTCGATCCTCTCGGTCCCGTGGGCCTGGCCCCGTTCGGACCTCACGGTCGAGCAGCGCGACGCCGTCCTGCGCGACCTGACCCGCCGGCTGGCCGGCGAGGCGTGCGGCCTGCCGCCGGCCGACCCGATCGGCCGATGGTTCGACGCCCACGAGGCCCTGGGCGACGCCGCCGCGGGCGCCGCCGCGGCCGTCGGGCTCGGCGAGCCGGTGCCGCCGCTGGCCGCGCTGCTGTCGCTCGGCGCCGTCGACAACGCGCTGCACGACGCCTGGGCCCGGGCCGCGCAGCTCCCGGCCCACACGATGTACACCGGCCGGCACCTGCGCGACGACCTCGGCGTGCGGCTCCGCCCGGCGCTGAGCGGCCGCTGGCCGGGCGACTTCCTCGCCGCCCGGCGGACCCGGCTGGAGGTCCAGCACGTGGTCGGCGGGTCCGACCCGCTGGAGCCGGACGACGCCGCGGACGGCCGCCGGTCGCTGCGCGAGTGGCTGACGGCCGACGGCGTGCGGCACGTGAAGGTCAAGGTGCACGGGCGCGACACGGGCGAGGACGCCCGCCGGGTGGCCGACGTCCACCGGCTGGGCCGCGACCTCGGCCTCGACCTGGCGCTGGCCATCGACCCGAACGAGGGCTGCCAGAAGCCGGACGACGTCGGCGACCTGCTGGACCGGCTCGAGCGGATCGATCCGGCGGCCGGGCGGGCCGTGGCCTACGTCGAGCAGCCGGTGCCGCGGGACTCCACGCCGGACCCGGCCGGGCTGGCCCGCGCCGGTCGCCGCGTCCCCGTCGTCATGGACGAGGGCCTGACCGACCCGCAGGCCGTGCCGGCGCTGCGCGACGCCGGCTGGAGCGGGGTCGTCGTCAAGGCGGGCAAGGGGCACAGCGCGGCGCTGCTCGCGCACGCCGCCGCCAAGGCGGCCGGTCTCTACGTGACGGTCCAGGACCTCACCGCGGTCGACCTGGCGCTGGTGCACTCGGCCCGGCTGGTCAGCCTGTTCGACCTGCCCTCGCCGCATCTGGAGTACAACAGCCGCCAGTACGCGCCGGCGGCCAACGCACGGCTCGGCGGCGAGCGGCCGGACCTCACGACCGTGCGCGACGGCGCTGTGACGATCTGCGCGCCGGCCGAGCCCGGCCTCTACTGA
- a CDS encoding AGE family epimerase/isomerase has protein sequence MRSNARTELEKVILPFWLEHGIDPGHGGFHTCFDNRGRTLASTDKYTWSQGRFVWLLARAAGLADRDRLDADAAALVRHAEAGAAFLARHAIRDDATCHFVTATDGTPAAGPNGETRSVYADCFVVMGLAELAAVTAEPGWLELAEPILARAARDIDDGTAPTPPYDVPPGFAAFGPRMILLNTLLVHAEARQRLGGLPEPDRDRLDSALDVMLGHRLPDGTFVEMRPTGPGLDETLVARHRVPGHALEGLWVALHTAELLGRRDVVPDLLASVAPLCASAWDETHGGLFRYVDRAAPAAPRGHDSGTPYERLLARTWDTKLWWVHTEAAYTTALAARRYGDTGAGEWFDRIWDYTLDTFPGGADGAEWIQIRDRAGRPLDEVVALPVKDPFHIARNLLQLVELEAQP, from the coding sequence ATGCGATCCAACGCTCGGACCGAACTGGAGAAGGTCATCCTGCCGTTCTGGCTGGAGCACGGGATCGACCCCGGGCACGGCGGTTTCCACACGTGTTTCGACAACCGCGGCCGCACGCTGGCGTCGACCGACAAGTACACGTGGTCGCAGGGGCGCTTCGTCTGGCTGCTCGCCCGTGCGGCCGGGCTGGCCGACCGCGACCGGCTCGACGCCGACGCCGCCGCCCTCGTCCGGCACGCCGAGGCCGGCGCGGCGTTCCTCGCCCGTCACGCCATCCGCGACGACGCGACGTGCCACTTCGTCACGGCCACCGACGGCACGCCGGCGGCCGGGCCGAACGGCGAGACGCGCAGCGTGTACGCCGACTGCTTCGTGGTCATGGGGCTGGCCGAACTGGCCGCCGTCACCGCGGAGCCGGGCTGGCTGGAGTTGGCCGAGCCGATCCTGGCGCGGGCCGCGCGCGACATCGACGACGGCACCGCGCCGACGCCGCCGTACGACGTCCCGCCCGGGTTCGCCGCGTTCGGGCCGCGGATGATCCTGCTCAACACGCTGCTCGTGCACGCGGAGGCCCGGCAGCGGCTCGGCGGTCTGCCGGAGCCGGACCGCGACCGCCTGGACTCCGCGCTGGACGTCATGCTCGGCCACCGGCTCCCCGACGGCACCTTCGTGGAGATGCGGCCGACCGGCCCGGGCCTGGACGAGACGCTGGTGGCGCGGCACCGGGTGCCCGGCCACGCGCTGGAGGGCCTCTGGGTCGCCCTGCACACGGCCGAGCTGCTCGGCCGCCGGGACGTCGTGCCGGACCTGCTGGCCAGCGTGGCGCCGCTGTGCGCGTCGGCCTGGGACGAGACCCACGGCGGCCTGTTCCGCTACGTCGACCGCGCCGCGCCCGCGGCACCGCGCGGCCACGACTCGGGCACGCCGTACGAGCGGCTGCTCGCCCGCACCTGGGACACCAAGCTCTGGTGGGTGCACACGGAGGCCGCCTACACGACGGCGCTGGCCGCGCGCCGCTACGGCGACACCGGCGCGGGCGAGTGGTTCGACCGCATCTGGGACTACACGCTGGACACCTTCCCCGGCGGCGCCGACGGCGCGGAGTGGATCCAGATCCGCGACCGCGCCGGCCGGCCGCTCGACGAGGTCGTGGCGCTGCCGGTGAAGGACCCGTTCCACATCGCCCGCAATCTGCTGCAGCTCGTCGAACTGGAGGCCCAGCCGTGA
- a CDS encoding LacI family DNA-binding transcriptional regulator: MTIYSIAQECGVSASTVSRAFTRPDIVNDDVRERIHAVARRLGYQPNKAARGLATGRAGMVGLLVPDITNPFFPPLVRAIQKAASVQDWSVLLLDADEVAHEETELVEQVRAQVDGLIVASPRSPDADLEATLGDLPAVIVNRVVAGRPSVVCDNSAALTAAGQHLHQLGHRRFALLRGPEASWAARQRAEAIRAWALAAGVELVELGDFAASYEGGREAAPALLGSDATAAFAFDDLMACGVLAGLAEAGRSVPDDHSLVGCDDVLLAQTVTPSLTTVTAPVGELGSTAIALLRAAMRGDDAREVRLDGTLSLRASTGAVPAGVVSG; this comes from the coding sequence GTGACGATCTACTCGATCGCCCAGGAATGCGGCGTCTCGGCGTCCACCGTGTCCCGGGCCTTCACCCGCCCCGACATCGTGAACGACGACGTCCGCGAGCGCATCCATGCCGTCGCGAGGCGCCTGGGCTACCAGCCGAACAAGGCCGCGCGAGGACTGGCCACCGGCCGCGCGGGCATGGTGGGCCTGCTCGTCCCCGACATCACCAACCCGTTCTTCCCGCCGCTCGTCCGCGCCATCCAGAAGGCCGCGTCGGTCCAGGACTGGTCCGTCCTGCTGCTCGACGCCGACGAGGTGGCGCACGAGGAGACCGAGCTCGTCGAGCAGGTCAGGGCCCAGGTCGACGGCCTGATCGTCGCGTCGCCGCGCTCGCCCGACGCCGACCTCGAGGCCACCCTCGGCGACCTCCCCGCCGTCATCGTCAACCGCGTCGTCGCCGGCCGCCCGAGCGTCGTCTGCGACAACTCGGCGGCGCTGACCGCCGCCGGGCAGCACCTGCACCAGCTCGGGCACCGGCGGTTCGCGCTGCTGCGCGGCCCCGAGGCATCCTGGGCGGCGCGGCAGCGGGCCGAGGCCATCCGTGCCTGGGCGCTCGCGGCCGGGGTCGAGCTGGTCGAGCTCGGCGACTTCGCCGCGTCCTACGAGGGCGGGCGCGAGGCGGCGCCGGCGCTGCTCGGCAGCGACGCCACCGCGGCGTTCGCGTTCGACGACCTCATGGCCTGCGGGGTGCTGGCCGGCCTGGCCGAGGCCGGCCGCTCCGTTCCCGACGACCACAGCCTGGTCGGCTGCGACGACGTCCTCCTGGCCCAGACGGTGACCCCCAGCCTCACCACCGTCACGGCCCCGGTCGGCGAGCTGGGCTCGACGGCCATCGCCCTCCTCCGTGCCGCCATGCGCGGCGACGACGCCCGCGAGGTCCGCCTCGACGGCACGCTCTCGCTGCGCGCGTCCACCGGCGCCGTCCCGGCCGGAGTCGTCAGCGGCTGA
- a CDS encoding thiamine pyrophosphate-binding protein translates to MDWMTGGQAAVTALAAHGVEVVFGIPGSHNLEIYRHLTAAGIRHVVCRHEQGAGYAADGYARVAGRPGVIVTTSGPGILNAAASLASAYGDSVPVLALTPGPPRGTERLDRGWMHEVKDQRAALDAIVDRAVRCESPQAVADAVGDVFAGWAVTRTRPVVLEIPVDVLAEAGPVRPIGVRPAPAAPVAPDAALVRAAGVLDAAATPVVVAGGGAIRATAAVRALAERLGAPVVETQRGKGVLPAGHELAVGPALGTTAGRALVRAADAVLVVGTELSDAEAGGESLVCTGTVIRVDLSQAQLHKNLPADLPLLGDARRVLDRLAVLVQPAGDDSGATRARQAADAVAAELDEMLRPRRWIHDALVKVLPAGAVLTGDSSQVTYKGTIHLWPAPAPDRVLAPSGFATLGYAVPAAVGATVAGPGVPVVAVLGDGALMFSVQELRTAADLGRPLPVVVADNGGYAEIAEEMDAAGIPRLGVDLPPPDYPALAAAMGAAYAAVTDAATLADALAAALDHPGPTLILARS, encoded by the coding sequence ATGGACTGGATGACCGGCGGCCAGGCGGCGGTGACGGCGCTGGCCGCCCACGGCGTCGAGGTGGTCTTCGGGATCCCCGGCAGCCACAACCTGGAGATCTACCGGCACCTGACGGCGGCCGGCATCCGGCACGTCGTCTGCCGGCACGAGCAGGGCGCCGGTTACGCGGCCGACGGGTACGCGCGGGTCGCCGGGCGGCCCGGGGTGATCGTCACGACCAGCGGGCCGGGCATCCTCAACGCGGCGGCGTCGCTCGCCAGCGCTTACGGCGACTCAGTGCCGGTGCTGGCCCTCACGCCGGGCCCGCCGCGCGGCACCGAGCGGCTGGACCGCGGCTGGATGCACGAGGTGAAGGACCAGCGCGCCGCGCTGGACGCGATCGTGGACCGCGCCGTGCGCTGCGAGAGCCCGCAGGCGGTGGCCGACGCGGTCGGCGACGTGTTCGCCGGCTGGGCCGTCACCCGGACCCGCCCGGTCGTGCTGGAGATCCCGGTCGACGTGCTCGCCGAGGCCGGCCCGGTCAGGCCCATCGGCGTCCGGCCCGCGCCGGCCGCGCCGGTCGCGCCGGACGCCGCGCTGGTCCGGGCGGCGGGCGTGCTCGACGCCGCCGCCACACCGGTCGTCGTCGCCGGTGGCGGGGCGATCCGCGCCACGGCGGCGGTGCGCGCGCTGGCCGAGCGGCTGGGCGCGCCGGTCGTCGAGACCCAGCGCGGCAAGGGCGTTCTGCCGGCCGGTCACGAGCTCGCCGTCGGGCCGGCGCTGGGCACCACCGCCGGACGGGCGCTCGTCCGCGCGGCGGACGCCGTCCTCGTCGTCGGCACCGAGCTGAGCGACGCCGAGGCCGGCGGCGAGTCGCTGGTCTGCACCGGCACCGTGATCCGGGTGGACCTCAGCCAGGCCCAGTTGCACAAGAACCTGCCCGCCGACCTGCCGCTGCTGGGCGACGCCCGACGGGTGCTGGACCGGCTGGCCGTGCTCGTCCAGCCGGCCGGCGACGACAGCGGCGCCACTCGCGCGCGGCAGGCCGCCGACGCCGTCGCCGCGGAACTCGACGAGATGCTGCGGCCGCGCCGCTGGATCCACGACGCGCTGGTGAAGGTGCTGCCGGCCGGCGCCGTGCTCACCGGCGACAGCTCACAGGTGACCTACAAGGGGACCATCCACCTGTGGCCCGCGCCGGCGCCGGACCGCGTCCTGGCGCCGTCCGGGTTCGCCACCCTCGGCTACGCCGTCCCGGCCGCCGTCGGCGCGACCGTGGCCGGCCCCGGCGTGCCGGTCGTCGCCGTGCTCGGCGACGGCGCCCTGATGTTCAGCGTCCAGGAGCTGCGGACCGCCGCCGACCTCGGACGCCCGCTGCCGGTCGTCGTCGCCGACAACGGCGGCTACGCCGAGATCGCCGAGGAGATGGACGCCGCGGGGATCCCGCGGCTCGGCGTCGACCTGCCACCGCCGGACTATCCGGCACTGGCCGCCGCCATGGGCGCGGCCTACGCGGCCGTGACGGACGCGGCGACGCTCGCCGACGCCCTCGCCGCCGCGCTCGACCATCCGGGGCCGACGTTGATCCTGGCCCGGTCCTGA
- a CDS encoding ABC transporter substrate-binding protein: MKSRNLAVASIAGAAALLLAACGGGGDTAQTGGGDGGSVTFVAWGGNAQEAATKGWLEPFSEETGIQVVQDSPNDYAKFQQMVESGNVIWDVVQSGSDIGVVDDPNGILTEIDCTVVPCDELNGLFGAEKYGIPALVFSVVLGYNTEAFDQAPTSWADFFDVEAFPGKRAIYAKDASGGLQGLLDLALIQDGVPIDELYPLDVERALAKLETIKDHLIFYNDFAECTNLLATGEAVMANCYNGRIALAEEEGLPVGLVWSNQVQYADYMVVPKGAPAEENAMRLIAYMVDKDTSAQLGSFIAYGSPNPQASPDPDVADTLPTSNELSGADAPIRIDDAWWVENLEAVNQRWAEWKAQ; this comes from the coding sequence ATGAAGAGCAGAAACCTGGCCGTCGCGAGCATCGCCGGCGCCGCCGCGCTGCTGCTGGCCGCCTGCGGAGGCGGTGGCGACACCGCGCAGACCGGCGGCGGCGACGGCGGTTCGGTCACGTTCGTCGCCTGGGGCGGCAACGCCCAGGAGGCCGCGACCAAGGGCTGGCTCGAGCCGTTCTCCGAGGAGACCGGCATCCAGGTCGTCCAGGACAGCCCCAACGACTACGCGAAGTTCCAGCAGATGGTCGAGAGCGGCAACGTCATCTGGGACGTCGTCCAGTCCGGCTCCGACATCGGCGTGGTCGACGACCCCAACGGCATCCTCACCGAGATCGACTGCACGGTGGTGCCCTGCGACGAGCTGAACGGCCTGTTCGGGGCGGAGAAGTACGGCATCCCGGCGCTGGTGTTCAGCGTCGTGCTCGGCTACAACACCGAGGCGTTCGACCAGGCGCCGACGTCGTGGGCCGACTTCTTCGACGTCGAGGCGTTCCCCGGCAAGCGGGCCATCTACGCCAAGGACGCCTCCGGCGGACTGCAGGGCCTGCTCGACCTCGCGCTCATCCAGGACGGCGTCCCCATCGACGAGCTGTACCCGCTGGACGTCGAGCGGGCCCTGGCCAAGCTGGAGACGATCAAGGACCACCTGATCTTCTACAACGACTTCGCCGAGTGCACGAACCTGCTCGCGACCGGCGAGGCCGTCATGGCCAACTGCTACAACGGCCGCATCGCGCTGGCCGAGGAGGAGGGGCTGCCGGTCGGCCTCGTGTGGTCGAACCAGGTGCAGTACGCCGACTACATGGTCGTGCCGAAGGGCGCTCCGGCCGAGGAGAACGCCATGCGGCTGATCGCCTACATGGTCGACAAGGACACCAGCGCCCAGCTGGGCAGCTTCATCGCCTACGGCTCGCCGAACCCGCAGGCGTCGCCGGACCCGGACGTCGCGGACACGCTGCCGACGTCGAACGAGCTGTCCGGCGCCGACGCCCCGATCCGCATCGACGACGCGTGGTGGGTCGAGAACCTCGAGGCCGTCAACCAGCGCTGGGCGGAGTGGAAGGCCCAGTGA
- a CDS encoding ABC transporter permease: MTSPETGRRLRRPDFWTLAGLPGLLFVLLAFGVPMVTIVVRSLTDPSPENFQFLFTDELFRRSLLRTVYVALLVTALSVLLGYPYAYAMARSGPVLRTWLMGALLLSFWTSLLVRTFAWGVLLSNTGVVNDLLLDLGIIDQPLPLIRNLFAVLVGMVHVLVPFAILAIYASLRGVDAELEQAAQVMGARPARAFWHVTLPLSLPGVAAGAVLVFVLSLGFYLTPALLGGPADILVSQSIVLQVQQYLDPGVGSAMAVVLLALVLAFLAIASKVVGLGRILGVTGKEGTS; encoded by the coding sequence GTGACCTCGCCAGAGACGGGCCGGCGCCTGCGCCGGCCCGACTTCTGGACGCTGGCCGGACTGCCCGGGCTGCTGTTCGTGCTGCTGGCCTTCGGCGTCCCGATGGTGACGATCGTCGTGCGCAGCCTCACCGACCCGTCGCCGGAGAACTTCCAGTTCCTCTTCACCGACGAGCTGTTCCGCCGCTCGCTGCTGCGCACGGTGTACGTGGCGCTGCTGGTGACGGCGCTCAGCGTGCTGCTGGGCTACCCGTACGCGTACGCGATGGCGCGCAGCGGGCCGGTGCTGCGCACGTGGCTGATGGGCGCGCTGCTGCTGTCGTTCTGGACCAGCCTGCTGGTGCGCACGTTCGCCTGGGGCGTCCTGCTCAGCAACACCGGCGTCGTCAACGACCTGCTGCTCGACCTCGGCATCATCGACCAGCCGCTGCCGCTGATCCGGAACCTGTTCGCCGTGCTCGTCGGCATGGTGCACGTGCTGGTGCCGTTCGCCATCCTGGCGATCTACGCGTCGCTGCGCGGCGTCGACGCCGAGCTCGAGCAGGCGGCGCAGGTCATGGGGGCGCGTCCGGCGCGGGCGTTCTGGCACGTGACGCTGCCGCTGTCGCTGCCCGGGGTGGCGGCCGGCGCGGTGCTGGTGTTCGTGCTCTCGCTCGGGTTCTACCTGACGCCGGCGCTGCTCGGCGGGCCGGCCGACATCCTCGTCAGCCAGTCGATCGTGCTGCAGGTGCAGCAGTACCTCGACCCCGGCGTCGGGTCGGCGATGGCCGTCGTGCTGCTCGCGCTGGTGCTGGCGTTCCTGGCCATCGCGTCGAAGGTGGTCGGCCTCGGGCGCATCCTCGGCGTGACCGGCAAGGAGGGGACCTCATGA
- a CDS encoding ABC transporter permease yields MRAGLFVRVFGLVFAAILIIPTVVVTATAFTEGSIITFPPQGMSWRWFEEVLTDPVWTGAIRTSLTVGVLAAVIAVVVGTSLALAAARGGLLPSSLVVAVGMTPMVVPLVVVAIGVYFVYVRIGLYGGILSLALAHAVLGVPFVLVNVLAALRSLDPHVEEAARACGAGPVRTLLRVTVPQILPAALIGGLFAFITSWDEVVVAIFLNTPTLRTLPVVIWGQVRSGLEPSTSAVATILTVVSLVVFALTAAISSRRSRSRRVH; encoded by the coding sequence ATGAGGGCCGGCCTGTTCGTGCGGGTGTTCGGCCTGGTGTTCGCCGCGATCCTGATCATCCCGACGGTGGTCGTGACCGCGACGGCGTTCACCGAGGGCAGCATCATCACGTTCCCGCCGCAGGGGATGTCCTGGCGGTGGTTCGAGGAGGTGCTGACCGACCCGGTGTGGACCGGGGCGATCCGCACCAGCCTGACGGTCGGCGTGCTCGCGGCGGTGATCGCCGTCGTGGTGGGGACGTCGCTGGCGCTGGCGGCCGCCCGCGGCGGGCTGCTGCCGAGCAGCCTCGTCGTGGCCGTCGGCATGACCCCGATGGTCGTGCCGCTGGTCGTCGTCGCCATCGGCGTCTACTTCGTGTACGTGCGCATCGGGCTCTACGGCGGCATCCTGTCGCTGGCCCTGGCGCACGCCGTGCTGGGCGTCCCGTTCGTCCTCGTCAACGTGCTGGCGGCGCTGCGCTCGCTGGACCCGCACGTCGAGGAGGCGGCGCGGGCCTGCGGCGCCGGACCGGTGCGGACGCTGCTGCGCGTCACCGTCCCGCAGATCCTCCCGGCGGCGCTGATCGGCGGCCTGTTCGCCTTCATCACGTCGTGGGACGAGGTGGTCGTGGCGATCTTCCTCAACACGCCCACGCTGCGCACCCTGCCGGTCGTGATCTGGGGGCAGGTGCGCTCCGGCCTGGAGCCGTCCACCTCGGCCGTCGCCACCATCCTCACCGTCGTCTCGCTGGTCGTCTTCGCCCTCACGGCCGCCATCAGCTCTCGTCGATCCCGGAGTCGCCGTGTTCACTGA
- a CDS encoding ABC transporter ATP-binding protein — protein sequence MFTDKSRSRGADAPGAGLSLEGIAKHYGSVRAVDDVSLTIEPGQFVTLLGASGSGKTTLLRVIAGFLEPSAGRVLIDGRDVTSVPVHRRNIGMVFQSYALFPHLSVARNIAFPLAMRGMRKAERRALVTQALESVHLPGYEDRMPAQLSGGQRQRVALARAIVSRPSLLLMDEPLGALDRRLREVLQVEILKLSRELGLTVVNVTHDQEEAFTMSDRIALLADGKLVQYASPEEIYTRPVSDVAAGFLGESNLLRGVLTRTADGRLTLPAEDGHVEVDAATAVRAKPDAGDEVVVVVRPWSVGVERLGRDGAEPGGPCWLRGRLSAVIYAGDSQKLIVERPDGSEVVVRRSMDGQFEAEPGEEVLLTWSSRDAVVTTAG from the coding sequence GTGTTCACTGACAAGTCCCGATCGCGTGGCGCGGACGCGCCCGGTGCCGGCCTGTCCCTGGAGGGCATCGCCAAGCACTACGGCTCGGTCCGTGCCGTCGACGACGTCTCGCTGACCATCGAGCCCGGCCAGTTCGTCACGCTGCTCGGCGCCTCCGGCTCCGGCAAGACCACGCTGCTGCGGGTGATCGCCGGGTTCCTGGAGCCGTCCGCCGGCCGGGTGCTGATCGACGGCCGCGACGTCACCTCGGTGCCCGTGCACCGCCGCAACATCGGCATGGTGTTCCAGAGCTACGCGCTCTTCCCGCACCTGTCGGTCGCGCGGAACATCGCGTTCCCGCTGGCCATGCGCGGCATGCGCAAGGCGGAGCGGCGCGCGCTGGTGACGCAGGCGCTGGAGTCGGTGCACCTGCCCGGCTACGAGGACCGGATGCCGGCCCAGCTGTCCGGCGGACAGCGGCAGCGGGTGGCGCTGGCCCGGGCGATCGTCTCGCGGCCCAGCCTGCTGCTGATGGACGAGCCGCTGGGCGCGCTGGACCGCCGGCTGCGCGAGGTGCTTCAGGTGGAGATCCTCAAGCTCAGCCGGGAGCTCGGGCTGACGGTCGTCAACGTCACGCACGACCAGGAGGAGGCGTTCACGATGAGTGACCGGATCGCCCTGCTGGCCGACGGCAAGCTGGTCCAGTACGCCTCGCCGGAGGAGATCTACACCCGCCCGGTCTCCGACGTCGCCGCCGGTTTCCTCGGCGAGTCCAACCTGCTGCGCGGCGTGCTGACCCGCACCGCGGACGGGCGGCTGACGCTGCCGGCCGAGGACGGCCACGTCGAGGTCGACGCCGCGACGGCGGTCCGCGCCAAGCCCGACGCCGGCGATGAGGTGGTCGTCGTGGTGCGGCCGTGGTCGGTCGGCGTCGAGCGGCTGGGCCGCGACGGCGCCGAGCCCGGCGGCCCCTGCTGGCTGCGCGGCAGGCTCAGCGCCGTCATCTACGCCGGCGACTCGCAGAAGCTCATCGTCGAGCGTCCGGACGGCTCCGAGGTGGTGGTGCGCCGCTCGATGGACGGCCAGTTCGAGGCCGAGCCGGGAGAGGAGGTCCTGCTGACCTGGTCGTCCCGCGACGCCGTCGTCACCACGGCCGGCTGA